Genomic segment of Thermodesulfobacteriota bacterium:
GCGGCAACAGCAAGCGCCAGATCATGCTCATGCAGGATTTCGGCTCCACCGTGCTGTGCAGCACCCCGTCCTATGCCCTCAACCTAGCCGAGATCATGACCGAGATGGGGGTAGCCCCCTCGACCCTGTTCCTGCGGGTGGGTATTTTCGGGGCCGAGCCCTGGAGCCAGGGCATGCGGGAGGAGATCGAAAGGAAGCTGGGGCTCACGGCCATCGACATCTACGGTCTGTCCGAGATCATCGGCCCGGGGGTGGCGGTGGAGTGTGCCGAGGCCAAATGCGGCCTGCACATTTTCGAGGATCATTTCCTGCCGGAGATCATCGATCCGGCCACCGGTCAGATCCTGCCACCGGGAAGCGCCGGCGAGCTGGTCTTCACCACCCTCACCAAGGAGGCCTTCCCGGTCATCCGCTACCGCACCAAGGACCTCACCCGCCTCCACTACGAGCCGTGCCCCTGCGGCCGCACCCTGGTGCGCATGGACAAGGTCACCGGCCGTACCGACGACATGCTCATCATCCGGGGGGTCAATGTCTTCCCCTCCCAGGTGGAGCACGTCCTCATGAGCATCGAGGAGGTGGAGCCCCATTACCAGATCATCGTTGACCGGGAAGGGGCTCTGGACACCATGGAGGTGCAGGTGGAGGTGGGCGAGGCCATCTTCTCGGACGAGATCAAAGGCCTGGAGCGCCTGACCAAAAGGATCGAAGGCGAGATCAAGGATCTTCTGGGCATCACCTGCCGGGTCAAGCTGGTGGAGCCCAAAAGCATCGCCCGCAGCGAGGGCAAGGCGAAAAGGGTCATCGACCGCCGCACAATCTAGGGGGTGCGCCCATGAAGGTGGAACAGATCGCTGTCTTCCTGGAGAACAAATCCGGCCGGCTTGCTGAGGTAACGGCGGTGCTGGCCGCCGCCGGCATCAACATCCGAGCCCTGTCTCTGGCCGACACCGCCGACTTCGGCATCCTGCGCCTCATCGTGGACCGGACCGAGGAGGCCAAGGAAACCTTGCGGCGGGAGGGCTTCACGGTGGGGAAGACCGAGGTGGTGGCGGTGGAGGTGGCCGATCGGCCAGGAGGCCTCGCCCATATCCTGGCGCTCATGGATGAGGCCGGCATCAACGTCGAGTACATGTACGCCTTCGTCCAAAAAAGCGGCGAGCACGCCATCCTCATCTTCCGCTTCGACAACATCGATGCCGCCATCGCCGGTCTCACCCGGGGCGGCGTGCGCATCCTCAGCGGGGAAGAGGTTCACGCCATCTGAAGACGACCCGCAGGGGGTCGTTGTCCAAGCGCCACTCGAACGAAAGGGAGGAGACAACGATGAAGGGTTTGTGGATCCGGACGCTGGCCGCAACAGCCGCCCTGTGGACCGTCATGGGCATCCTGACCGCCCCGCTGGCCCAGGCCGACACCCTCAAGGTGGGCGCCATCCTGGCCGTCACCGGCCCGGCCTCGTTCCTGGGCGGTCCCGAGGCCCGCACCATGGAGATGCTGGTGGAGAAGATCAATGCCAGCGGCGGGGTGGGTGGCCATCAGCTCCAGCTCGTGATCAAGGATTCCGGGGCCGACGCCGAAAAGGCGGTCTCCTTCGCCAAGCAGCTTATCGAAGAGGAGAAGGTCTTCGCCATCCTCGGACCCTCCACCAGCGGTGAGACCCTGAAGATCAAGGGCATCTGCGAGGAGGCGAAGATGCTCCTCATCTCCTGCGCCGCTGCTGAGCTCATCGTCAACCCGGTGGCCCGCTACGTCTTCAAGACCCCCCAGAACGACTCCGACGCCATCAAGCACATCTTCACCACCATGCAGAAGATGGGCATCAGCCGAATCGCCTTCCTCTCCTCCAACACCGGCTTCGGCAAGGCCGGGGCGGCCCAGCTCAAGAAGATCGCTCCGGATTTCGGCATCCAGATCCTTCTGGAGGAGGTCTATGACTCCAAGGCCACGGACCTGACCCCCGTGGTGACCAAGGTCGCTGCCAACCCCGAGGTCCAGGCCGTGGTGAACTGGTCCATCGAGCCGGCCCAGGCCATCCTGGCCAAGAACATCGCCCAGGCCAACCTCAAGCTGCCCCTCTTCCAGAGCCACGGCTTCGGGAACATCGAGTACGTCAAGGCTGCCGGCGCCGCCGCCGAAGGCATCATCTTCCCGGCGGGCCTCCTTCTGGTCGCCGATCAACTGCCGGAGGGCCATCCCCAGAAGGCGCTCCTGCTCCAATACAAGAAGGATTATGAGACCAAGTACCCGGGCGAGCTGGCTTCCACCTTCGGCGGCCACGGTTACGACGCCCTGATGCTCCTGGCCGAGGGCATCAAGGCCGGCGGTGCCGACCGGGAGAAGGTCCGGAGTGCCATCGAGGGCATCAAGGGCTTTGCTGGCACCGCCGGGGTCTTCAACTTCTCGCCTTCCGACCACGTGGGTCTGGGCATGGATGCCTTCTCCATGCTGACCGTAAAAGACGGGGCCTTCACCTTTTATGGCAAGTAGACCGCTGCCCATCGTCGGCCCGGGCAGCCAGCGGGCTGCCCGGGCTCCCCGACCAGGCCCATGACCGTCGATCTCGCCATCCAGTATCTCTTTGCCGGCATCACCTACGGCGTCATCTACGCCATCGTCGCCATCGGCTTCAACATCATCTACAACACCACCGGCATCATCAACTTCGCCCAGGGCGAGTTCGTGATGCTGGGGGGCATGATCGCCATCTCCCTGCACCAGATTCTGCCCCTGCCCGTCTCCATCCTGCTGGCCACCATCGCCACCATGCTGGCCGGCGGCCTCATCGAGATGCTCTTCATCCGCTGGCTGCACCGGCCCAGCGTGCTGCGCATGATCGTCATCACCATCGGCCTGTCCATCATGCTCCGGGAGCTGGCCCTGCATGTGTGGGGGGAGAAGGTGCGGGCCCTGCCCTACTTCACCGGCAACGAGGTGTCGACGGTTCGGATCCTGGGCTCCAACGTCTCGCCCCAGGTGCTGTGGGTGATCGGGGTCTGCTCGGTGATGGTGGCGGCCCTGAGCCTCTTCTTCCGGCTCACTCCGGTGGGACGCCAGATGCGGGCCTGCGCCGCCAATCGCCTGGCTGCCACCCTGTGCGGCATCAACACCCGCAATCTGGTCACCCTGTCCTTCATGCTGTCGGCTGGCATCGGCGCCCTGGCCGGCTGTGTGGTTTCACCCATCACCTATCTGCGCTACGACTCCGGACCGACCCTGGCCATCAAAGGCTTCACGGTGGCCATCCTGGGCGGTCTGGGCAGCTCGGTGGCCGCGGTGGTGGCCGGGCTGCTCCTGGGCATCATGGAGGCCTTTTCCGTCGCGGTGCTGCCGGTGGCCTACCAGGATGTGCTGGCCTTGACCCTGCTGCTGGCCATCCTCGTCTTCCGCCCCCATGGCCTCCTGGTCAGCCGGGAGACCGGAGCCCTCAAGGAGTTCTAAGTGGAGACCGCCCGGCGCTATGCCCCACTCCTGGCCCTGGCCCTGGTGGTGGTGGCCGTCCAGGTCCTCACCGCCCGGACCGGCACCGCCTTCTACCTCACCCAGCTGACCATGGCCGGCTACTATGCCCTGGTCATCATCGGCCTGTGCACCCTCATGGGCTATGCAGGCCAGATCTCCCTGGGCCACGCCGGTTTCTTTGCCATCGGCGGCTATCTCGCCGCCGGTCTCACCACCCACAATCTGATCGCTTTCCAGGGGCACGCCGTGCTGCAGCTCCTGGGTCGCTGGGGGCTTCTGGTGGCGAGCGAGGACATGTTCGGCGACAAATTTCTGACCGTCCACCCGTGGGCCGCCTGCGTCACCGCCGTCCTGACCGCGGCCCTGGTGGCCCTGGTCATCGGCCTGCCGGTTCTGAAGCTCAAAGGGCATTACCTGGCCATGGCCACCCTGGGCTTCGGCACGATCATCTACCGCGTCGTCCTGGCCACCGCCTACTTCGGCCAGGCGGACGGCATCTCCGAGGTGCCCGGCTTCACCCTGCTGCCCGGCATCACGGTGAGCGGCAGCCTGGACGCCAGGGTCACCAACTACTACATCGCCTGGGGCCTGATCCTTTTCGGAATGCTGCTGCTCGTGAACCTGGTCCACTCCCGGGTCGGCCGCAGCCTGCGGGCCATCCATGCCAGCGAGGAGGCGGCGGCAGCCTCGGGCGTCAACGTCGCCGGCGCCAAGCTGGGGGTGTTCGTGCTCTCGGCGGTCTTCGCCGCCCTGGCCGGGGTCTTCCTGACCCATTACAACGGCGGCATTGGCCCCTCTGAGGCCGGGGTGATGAAATCGGTGCGCTACGTGGCCATCGTCGCGGCCGGCGGCATGGCCAACCTGTGGGGCGCCCTGGTGACCGGCGCCGTCCTCAACTTCCTGTCCATGCGCGGCCTTTTCGGATCGTACGATGACGCCGTCTTTGGCGCGGTGCTGATCGCTATCATGCTCTTTGCTCCCCAGGGTCTGCTGCGGCTGCCGGTCGGCCGCCTCTTCCGGCGTGCCCGGGGAAGCAGCAGCGAGGTGGCCTGATGGCACTCCTGACCGTGACCGGACTCAGCCACTCCTTCGGCGGCCTCAAGGCGGTGGACGACGTCAGCTTCGACGTCCTGGCCGGCCAGATCAAGGCGGTAATCGGGCCCAACGGTGCCGGCAAGACCACCCTCTTCAATTTGATCTCCGGTCACCTGCCCGTGGAGCGGGGCAGCCTGGTCTTCGACGGCCGCCGGTACCAGCGCTTCAAAGCCCACCAGATCGCCCGCCGGGGCCTGGCCCGTACCTTCCAGAACATCAAGCTGTTCGCCGGCATGACCGCCTGCGAGAACGTAATGGTCGGCTGCCATGCCCGGAGCCAAGCCGGCTTTCTGGCCGGCCTGGTCAACGCCCCCTGGACCTGGCCGGAGGAGCGACGCATCCGGCGGCGCGCCGAGGGGCTCCTGGAGCTGTTCGGCCTGGCGAGGATGGCCGATACCGAGGCCACCGGCCTGTCCTTCGGCCAACAGCGCAGCATCGAGCTGGCCCGCGCCCTGGCCGCCGAGCCTCGGCTTTTGCTCCTGGACGAGCCAGCGGCCGGGCTCAACATGTACGAAACCGCCGAGATCGGCCGGCTCATCCAGCGCATCCGGGATCAGGGGGTCACTGTGCTTCTGGTGGAGCACGACATGTCTCTGGTCATGAATATATCCGATGCGATTGTGGTCCTGTCCTTCGGCCAGAAGATCGCCGAGGGCGGCCCGGCCGCTATCCAGGCCAACCCCGAAGTCATCAGGATCTATCTCGGAGAGGATGATGCTCAGGGTTCGTAACCTGGAAGCCGGCTACGGCAAGCTGCGGGTGCTGCGCCGCATCTCCATGCACGTTTCCCCGGGGGAGATCGTCGCCATCATCGGCGCCAACGGGGCGGGCAAGACCACCCTGCTGGCGACAATCGCTGGCGTTCTCCGGCCCACCGCCGGCGAGATCCGGTTCCGGGACCGGGACCTCTGCCGGGTCCCACCGGAGCGGCTGGTCGCCTTGGGTTGTGCGCTGGTTCCCGAGGGCCGCCAAGTCTTCGCGCCGCTCACCGTCAGGGACAACCTGCTCCTGGGAGGCACAGTTCTGGCCCGCCGGGACCGGCCGGCCGTGGCCGAGGAGCTGGACCAGGTCTACAGGCTCTTTCCCATCCTGGCCGAGCGCCGGGACCAGCCGGCTGGCACCCTGTCCGGCGGCGAGCAGCAGATGCTGGCCATGGGTCGCGCCCTCATGAGTCGGCCCCAGCTCGTGATGATGGACGAGCCCTCCACCGGCCTGGCGCCGCTCGTCGTCAGAACGATCTTTGCCATCATCCAGCGGCTGCGGGCGACTGGCAAGACGGTGCTCCTGGTCGAGCAGAACGCCCGCGCCGCCCTGGCCATCGCCGACCGGGGCTACGTCCTGGAGACCGGCAAGATCAGCCTTCAGGGGCCGGCCGCCGAGCTGCTCGCCAACCGCGACGTCCAGCGGGCCTACCTCGGTCATGGCACCGAGGACCCGGAAAACGAATATCGAATATCGAGCAAGGAATGTCCAACCGCGGAAGGGACCGGTTGAACGGATCGGAAACGGCCACGACCGGTCCCTGATTCCCTGGTCGACCTTCTGCGGTCCGTCTTTCACGGTAAGGAGGGGGACATGTACTGGCAGCCGGACGAGGAGTGCATCAGCCGCGAGGACCTGGAGCAGCTGCAGCTGGAGCGCCTGCAGTCGACCCTCTTCCGGGTGGCGCGCAATGTTCCCTTCTATCGCAAGAAGTTCAAGGAAATCGGCCTCGATCCCGACGGTTTCCGGGACCTGTCTGAGCTCAAGAGCCTGCCCTTCACCACCAAGGAGGATCTGCGGGCCAACTACCCCTACGGGCTCTTCGCCGTGCCGCTCCGGGAGGTGGTGCGCATCCACGCCTCCTCCGGAACCACCGGCATGGCCACGGTGGTGGGCTACACCAAGAACGATATCCGACGCTGGGCCGATCTGGTGGCTCGGGTGCTCACCGCCGGGGGCGTCACCGCCGACGATGTGGTGCAGATCGCCTTCGGCTACGGCCTCTTCACCGGCGGCTTCGGCCTCCATTACGGGGCCGAGCGGATCGGCGCCTCGGTCATCCCCATCTCCAGCGGCAACACCCGGCGCCAGATCAAAATCCTCCAGGATTTCAAGGCTACGGCCCTGGTCTGCACCCCCAGCTACGCCCTCCATCTGGCCGATACCCTCCTGGAAATGGGGGTCAATCCCAACGCCCTGTCGCTGCGCGTCGGCCTCTTTGGTGCCGAACCGTGGTCCGAGGCCATGCGCCAGGAGATCCAGAACAAGCTCGCCATCGCTGCCACCGACAACTACGGTCTTTCCGAGGTCATGGGGCCGGGGGTGGCGGGGGAATGCCTGGAGCGCCACGGTCTGCACTTGGCCGAGGACCACTTCCTGGTGGAGATCGTCGATCCCCAGACCTTGCAACCGGTGCCGCCCGGTCATCTGGGAGAGCTGGTCATCACCACCCTCACCAGGGAGGCCTTCCCGGTCATCCGCTACCGGACCAGGGATCTGACCCGCCTCATCCCGGAGCCCTGCCCCTGCGGCCGCACCCTGCGGCGGATGGCGCGGGTCATGGGGCGTACCGACGACATGCTCATCGTCAAAGGGGTCAATGTCTTTCCCTCGCAGATCGAAGCGGTGCTCTTGGAGATCGAAGGCACCGAGCCCCATTATCAGATCCAGGTGGACCGCCGCGGCGCCATGGACGAGGTGACGGTGCTGGTGGAGGTGGCGGAGAACATCTTCTTTGACGAAATGTGGAGGCAGCGACGCCTGGTGGATCTGATCAGGGACCGCCTCGCCACCGAGCTGGGCATCGGGGTGGAGGTGAAGCTGGTGGAAAAGAAGAGCTTGGAGCGCTCCGAGGGCAAGGCAGCCCGGGTGCTTGACCGCCGCATCCTCTGACACCGTCGGTCTCGCCCTCAGGCAGGGGCCGCCAGACCAGGGGGGCCCGGAGGCGTCTTCATCCATGAGCAGCAGACGAATCCTTCTCATTGACGACGATGTCGCCATTTGCGAGGCCGTCCGCTCCATTCTGGTCGGCTCGCCGGCTGGCGATCGTCCGG
This window contains:
- a CDS encoding phenylacetate--CoA ligase, producing MIWNEEYETMPREALRAIQLKRLRATVERVAVTVPYYRDRMAEAGVRPEDIRSLDDLTLLPFLTKEDLRANYPFGLFTVPLEQVVRLHASSGTTGKPTVVGYTRRDIGTWAEVMARTLSAAGVHAGDVVHNAYGYGLFTGGLGFHYGAENLGATVIPISGGNSKRQIMLMQDFGSTVLCSTPSYALNLAEIMTEMGVAPSTLFLRVGIFGAEPWSQGMREEIERKLGLTAIDIYGLSEIIGPGVAVECAEAKCGLHIFEDHFLPEIIDPATGQILPPGSAGELVFTTLTKEAFPVIRYRTKDLTRLHYEPCPCGRTLVRMDKVTGRTDDMLIIRGVNVFPSQVEHVLMSIEEVEPHYQIIVDREGALDTMEVQVEVGEAIFSDEIKGLERLTKRIEGEIKDLLGITCRVKLVEPKSIARSEGKAKRVIDRRTI
- a CDS encoding ABC transporter ATP-binding protein; amino-acid sequence: MLRVRNLEAGYGKLRVLRRISMHVSPGEIVAIIGANGAGKTTLLATIAGVLRPTAGEIRFRDRDLCRVPPERLVALGCALVPEGRQVFAPLTVRDNLLLGGTVLARRDRPAVAEELDQVYRLFPILAERRDQPAGTLSGGEQQMLAMGRALMSRPQLVMMDEPSTGLAPLVVRTIFAIIQRLRATGKTVLLVEQNARAALAIADRGYVLETGKISLQGPAAELLANRDVQRAYLGHGTEDPENEYRISSKECPTAEGTG
- a CDS encoding ACT domain-containing protein, translated to MKVEQIAVFLENKSGRLAEVTAVLAAAGINIRALSLADTADFGILRLIVDRTEEAKETLRREGFTVGKTEVVAVEVADRPGGLAHILALMDEAGINVEYMYAFVQKSGEHAILIFRFDNIDAAIAGLTRGGVRILSGEEVHAI
- a CDS encoding phenylacetate--CoA ligase; the protein is MYWQPDEECISREDLEQLQLERLQSTLFRVARNVPFYRKKFKEIGLDPDGFRDLSELKSLPFTTKEDLRANYPYGLFAVPLREVVRIHASSGTTGMATVVGYTKNDIRRWADLVARVLTAGGVTADDVVQIAFGYGLFTGGFGLHYGAERIGASVIPISSGNTRRQIKILQDFKATALVCTPSYALHLADTLLEMGVNPNALSLRVGLFGAEPWSEAMRQEIQNKLAIAATDNYGLSEVMGPGVAGECLERHGLHLAEDHFLVEIVDPQTLQPVPPGHLGELVITTLTREAFPVIRYRTRDLTRLIPEPCPCGRTLRRMARVMGRTDDMLIVKGVNVFPSQIEAVLLEIEGTEPHYQIQVDRRGAMDEVTVLVEVAENIFFDEMWRQRRLVDLIRDRLATELGIGVEVKLVEKKSLERSEGKAARVLDRRIL
- a CDS encoding ABC transporter ATP-binding protein — translated: MALLTVTGLSHSFGGLKAVDDVSFDVLAGQIKAVIGPNGAGKTTLFNLISGHLPVERGSLVFDGRRYQRFKAHQIARRGLARTFQNIKLFAGMTACENVMVGCHARSQAGFLAGLVNAPWTWPEERRIRRRAEGLLELFGLARMADTEATGLSFGQQRSIELARALAAEPRLLLLDEPAAGLNMYETAEIGRLIQRIRDQGVTVLLVEHDMSLVMNISDAIVVLSFGQKIAEGGPAAIQANPEVIRIYLGEDDAQGS
- a CDS encoding branched-chain amino acid ABC transporter permease, which gives rise to METARRYAPLLALALVVVAVQVLTARTGTAFYLTQLTMAGYYALVIIGLCTLMGYAGQISLGHAGFFAIGGYLAAGLTTHNLIAFQGHAVLQLLGRWGLLVASEDMFGDKFLTVHPWAACVTAVLTAALVALVIGLPVLKLKGHYLAMATLGFGTIIYRVVLATAYFGQADGISEVPGFTLLPGITVSGSLDARVTNYYIAWGLILFGMLLLVNLVHSRVGRSLRAIHASEEAAAASGVNVAGAKLGVFVLSAVFAALAGVFLTHYNGGIGPSEAGVMKSVRYVAIVAAGGMANLWGALVTGAVLNFLSMRGLFGSYDDAVFGAVLIAIMLFAPQGLLRLPVGRLFRRARGSSSEVA
- a CDS encoding branched-chain amino acid ABC transporter permease: MTVDLAIQYLFAGITYGVIYAIVAIGFNIIYNTTGIINFAQGEFVMLGGMIAISLHQILPLPVSILLATIATMLAGGLIEMLFIRWLHRPSVLRMIVITIGLSIMLRELALHVWGEKVRALPYFTGNEVSTVRILGSNVSPQVLWVIGVCSVMVAALSLFFRLTPVGRQMRACAANRLAATLCGINTRNLVTLSFMLSAGIGALAGCVVSPITYLRYDSGPTLAIKGFTVAILGGLGSSVAAVVAGLLLGIMEAFSVAVLPVAYQDVLALTLLLAILVFRPHGLLVSRETGALKEF
- a CDS encoding ABC transporter substrate-binding protein, giving the protein MKGLWIRTLAATAALWTVMGILTAPLAQADTLKVGAILAVTGPASFLGGPEARTMEMLVEKINASGGVGGHQLQLVIKDSGADAEKAVSFAKQLIEEEKVFAILGPSTSGETLKIKGICEEAKMLLISCAAAELIVNPVARYVFKTPQNDSDAIKHIFTTMQKMGISRIAFLSSNTGFGKAGAAQLKKIAPDFGIQILLEEVYDSKATDLTPVVTKVAANPEVQAVVNWSIEPAQAILAKNIAQANLKLPLFQSHGFGNIEYVKAAGAAAEGIIFPAGLLLVADQLPEGHPQKALLLQYKKDYETKYPGELASTFGGHGYDALMLLAEGIKAGGADREKVRSAIEGIKGFAGTAGVFNFSPSDHVGLGMDAFSMLTVKDGAFTFYGK